The Deefgea tanakiae DNA segment CGCAGCCGCAAATGCGTCTTGCGCTGCGCGATGTGCACTCAAGTGCTGATGAGCATGACCCAAAATATCGAGCGCCATCCCATGTAAATGTGCATCTGACCGCGCTTGTTTCACCCATTCACTAGCCAGCTCGGGTAAGGGTGGTGAACCGCACTCGGCACTCTTGAGCGCGCGACTCAGTGCAGCGGCTAATTCAGTTTGATTTGCTTTCACGCTCATGCTTCGCCCTCCCACACAATTGCTCCCGCACCTTTACGCATCGCCAAATAGAGCGCCAAATCGGCGCGTAACTGTAATACGTCGGCCTTGTCTCCCTCTTTAAATGCGGTACACCCCACACTCAGGGTCAAAGCCTCGGGCAATTGCGAGCAATCTAATAATGCGATTTCGGCTTGTATCGTTTGAATCAGCACATTGACTTCGCTGACGCTTGTCTTCAATAAAACCAATCTAAATTCATTATTATTAGCCGCTACCAGTACACCCTCTTCTGGACAGCATCGGCGCAGCACATTGGCAATACGTAATGCCGAATCATTAGCAACCTCATCGCCCATTACATCGCGCAAATGCGTCGATTGATCAACGCCCATATGAATGAGACAAAGCGAATGACACGTCAAAAGCTCATCCCAGCGCGCCTGCAAGTAGCGCAGATTATGTAGGCCAGTTAATGCATCCCGATACGTTGCACTCTCTAAACGGCGCACCTGCTCGATTTGCTGTGCATTACTATGGCGTAATAATTCAATTTCAATGCCGCTAATTGTTTGTTGCAGCTTGAGCTCAACCCCGAGCAAACGACGCGGTGTTTTTTTTGTGGCTTTTTGGGTGGTTTGCACGCTGAGCGCCGCTTGGTAAAACTGCACAGCCTCGCTGTAATTTGCTAAACGTTCGCAACATTGCGCGAGCGCCAATAAGAGTGACTCTTGATGATGTAGATGTGAAGATTCAAGCGACTGTTTCGCCAGCATCACGGCATCTGCCAAACCCTCGTTCGTATCAAGCTGTAAATAAGTCTGCAAAATGGCCAAATGAAGCACGATCCCATCGCCATCATT contains these protein-coding regions:
- a CDS encoding tetratricopeptide repeat-containing diguanylate cyclase; this encodes MSLIRELYLGVSVMEKLAIGQALQRQGHPKRAMQAYLDGLAQVQQSAGDEAAYWLAIADLEHEAEQFTTALSLHQRALSLARCEKQQCAARLGLAADLWVLGEQSTALALQQKALTFDGLHEDPVLLEESARLYRLQQQWRPALQQLRSAAALNDGDGIVLHLAILQTYLQLDTNEGLADAVMLAKQSLESSHLHHQESLLLALAQCCERLANYSEAVQFYQAALSVQTTQKATKKTPRRLLGVELKLQQTISGIEIELLRHSNAQQIEQVRRLESATYRDALTGLHNLRYLQARWDELLTCHSLCLIHMGVDQSTHLRDVMGDEVANDSALRIANVLRRCCPEEGVLVAANNNEFRLVLLKTSVSEVNVLIQTIQAEIALLDCSQLPEALTLSVGCTAFKEGDKADVLQLRADLALYLAMRKGAGAIVWEGEA